One region of Thiorhodovibrio frisius genomic DNA includes:
- the parA gene encoding ParA family partition ATPase, whose protein sequence is MAIIAVVSNKGGTGKTTLAMSLAAGLLRNDSLMLIDADPQQSAYQWRLVGEDRPGLPPVVAVAHGLESTVKALSDSHQHLIIDCPPSIKSEQSARALRLADIALVPVQPSPMDLWATAPIARVIAELRAENPHLRGFIVMSQIEPRTTLSRLMPEAVAELDLPVASSMLRRRSIHRLCALEGRTIFQSGRRGADAVAEIEQLIEEIFRP, encoded by the coding sequence GTGGCCATTATTGCCGTGGTCAGCAACAAGGGCGGGACCGGTAAGACAACCCTGGCTATGAGCTTGGCCGCCGGGTTGCTGCGCAATGACAGCCTGATGCTGATTGATGCCGATCCGCAGCAGTCGGCCTATCAGTGGCGGTTGGTGGGGGAAGATCGCCCGGGCCTGCCGCCGGTGGTCGCCGTGGCCCATGGGCTTGAGTCCACGGTCAAGGCGCTGAGCGACAGCCACCAGCACCTGATCATCGACTGCCCGCCGTCGATCAAGTCCGAGCAGAGCGCTCGTGCGCTGCGTTTGGCTGACATTGCGTTGGTCCCGGTGCAGCCCTCGCCCATGGACCTCTGGGCGACGGCGCCCATCGCACGGGTCATCGCCGAACTGCGAGCCGAGAATCCGCACCTGCGCGGCTTTATCGTGATGAGCCAGATCGAACCGCGCACGACCCTGTCACGCCTGATGCCCGAGGCAGTCGCCGAACTGGACCTGCCGGTGGCGAGTTCCATGCTGCGGCGGCGCTCTATCCATCGCCTGTGCGCACTGGAGGGGCGGACAATTTTTCAGAGCGGCCGCCGTGGTGCTGATGCCGTCGCCGAGATAGAACAACTCATTGAGGAGATATTTCGCCCATGA
- a CDS encoding DUF1848 domain-containing protein has product MSLRILSASRRTDIPAFYGDWFMNRMRAGWCAVPNPFNAEQVSRMDFVPGETVIVFWTRWPLPFLRHLDELEQRGFAFYFLYTLVDYPRPLEPHAPLCVKSLDAFRRLANRVGPERVVWRYDPIVLSNAMDGDFHRERFARIGQRLRGATRRVVISILDDYAKMRGRLQTLGAAHPELAPRPFDTERDGSLIRDLATIAGDLGLDIQSCAEEIDLQPWGVSPGKCIDDRLIRRLFGLAAAARKDKSQRALCGCIEARDIGMYDSCLFGCAYCYATRSFALARCHQAAHDPHGESLYGGYRVALDRSKDASAEPRLPVQRDLFETSGPL; this is encoded by the coding sequence GTGTCCCTGCGCATTCTTAGCGCCAGCCGGCGTACCGACATTCCTGCGTTTTATGGCGACTGGTTTATGAACCGGATGCGCGCTGGCTGGTGTGCCGTACCCAATCCTTTTAATGCTGAGCAGGTCTCGCGGATGGATTTCGTCCCGGGCGAGACGGTGATTGTGTTCTGGACGCGCTGGCCGTTGCCTTTTTTGCGCCACCTTGATGAGCTTGAGCAGCGTGGCTTTGCTTTCTACTTTCTTTACACCCTGGTCGATTATCCTCGCCCGCTTGAGCCTCATGCGCCGCTGTGCGTGAAGAGCCTTGATGCTTTCCGTCGCCTGGCGAACCGCGTTGGCCCGGAGCGGGTCGTTTGGCGCTATGACCCCATTGTGCTCAGTAATGCAATGGATGGGGATTTTCATCGCGAACGCTTTGCGCGCATCGGGCAGCGACTGCGAGGCGCGACTCGCCGGGTTGTCATTAGTATTCTTGATGATTACGCGAAAATGCGCGGGCGATTGCAGACTCTTGGCGCAGCCCACCCGGAATTGGCGCCGCGCCCCTTCGACACTGAGCGCGACGGGTCATTGATCCGCGATCTGGCGACGATAGCAGGCGATCTGGGCTTGGATATCCAAAGCTGTGCCGAGGAGATTGATTTGCAACCCTGGGGGGTGAGTCCTGGAAAGTGCATTGATGATCGGCTCATCCGCCGGTTGTTCGGTCTGGCGGCTGCGGCGCGCAAGGACAAAAGTCAGCGCGCGCTCTGCGGCTGTATCGAGGCGCGCGATATCGGCATGTACGATAGTTGTCTCTTTGGTTGTGCCTACTGCTACGCCACCCGCAGTTTCGCGCTCGCGCGGTGTCATCAGGCCGCGCATGATCCGCACGGTGAATCCCTGTATGGCGGGTATCGCGTGGCACTAGACCGCAGCAAAGACGCATCGGCTGAGCCAAGGCTGCCAGTGCAGCGGGATTTGTTTGAGACGAGCGGCCCGCTCTGA
- a CDS encoding MBL fold metallo-hydrolase encodes MESVAEGIYCIDTDLYRPRLAASYLIRGGDSLAFVDTGVARALPRLLDAVAEIGLTPEHVDMVIPTHVHLDHAGAAGALLQACPNARLIVHPKGAPHLIDPAKLIAGATAVYGAEEFERHFGALTPIPESRVELAQDEQSLDLGGRILRFIDTPGHANHHGCLFDERTRGWFTGDTFGIAYPEFYTEAGPWLFAPTTPVAFDPTAWQASVERLLEVAPQMMFLTHFGRVDAPAALGGQLRASIATLAEVALREEELGEDASGQQEQAEDGRLARLKTAVADSLVAAAQAHGVRLEAEHIRALLAVDTELNAQGLDVWLKRRRKQREAAG; translated from the coding sequence ATGGAAAGTGTTGCTGAGGGTATTTATTGCATCGACACAGATCTCTACCGGCCGCGACTGGCTGCCAGTTATCTGATACGCGGCGGCGACAGTCTGGCCTTTGTCGATACTGGCGTTGCCCGCGCGCTCCCGCGACTGCTTGATGCCGTCGCAGAGATCGGTCTGACGCCTGAGCATGTGGACATGGTGATTCCGACGCATGTGCATCTCGACCATGCCGGTGCTGCCGGTGCCCTGCTGCAGGCCTGCCCCAATGCACGTCTGATCGTGCATCCCAAGGGCGCGCCGCATTTGATTGATCCCGCCAAGCTGATTGCGGGCGCCACGGCTGTTTATGGCGCCGAGGAGTTCGAGCGTCATTTCGGTGCCCTGACACCCATCCCCGAGTCGCGTGTTGAGCTGGCGCAAGACGAACAGTCTCTTGATCTTGGCGGGCGCATCCTGCGTTTTATCGACACCCCTGGGCATGCCAACCATCACGGCTGTCTGTTCGACGAGCGCACCCGGGGTTGGTTTACCGGAGATACTTTCGGCATTGCCTATCCGGAGTTTTATACCGAGGCCGGCCCCTGGCTGTTCGCGCCCACCACGCCCGTGGCCTTCGACCCGACTGCCTGGCAGGCCAGTGTCGAACGGCTACTTGAGGTCGCGCCGCAGATGATGTTCCTGACGCATTTTGGCCGCGTTGATGCCCCGGCGGCATTGGGGGGGCAGCTCAGGGCAAGCATTGCCACACTGGCCGAGGTGGCCTTGCGTGAGGAAGAATTGGGCGAGGATGCTTCAGGTCAGCAAGAACAGGCCGAGGACGGCCGGCTCGCGCGGCTCAAAACTGCTGTGGCCGACAGCCTGGTGGCTGCGGCCCAGGCTCATGGCGTGCGCTTGGAGGCCGAGCACATCCGTGCGCTGCTGGCGGTGGATACCGAGTTAAACGCCCAGGGTCTGGATGTCTGGCTGAAACGCCGGCGCAAGCAGCGCGAGGCGGCCGGCTGA
- a CDS encoding patatin-like phospholipase family protein — translation MLPSWLLSGWLLPALVLLTLSCTILAPSPANAAGTARHPRIGLVLAGGGAKGAAHIGVLKVLEELRIPIHAIAGTSMGSLVGGGYAAGLSAEELENRVLLVDWNELFDDNPPRSQWPARRQEASMTTAFNFTVGVSGGKMKLPPGAISGQKVQLFFNDLLKGVETTENFDALPIPFRAVATNLENGEMFVFDQGPLPIALRASMAVPGIFAPIVWQDHIFVDGGLVRNLPVDVARSMGVDHLIVVNLGSSFLPRDQLDNLIGITGQMIAILTEQNVETSLAEIDPKRDLLIVPDLGDIGSGDFPRAAEAIATGVTAARQSADQLRRFSLSETEYAAWKQAHFGSGAPVQRVSEVRIAGLKRVNAKLFDALIEAQQGKPFDRERLERDIQRLYGRGDFERISYRFQPDDRGRGEVLVVDAVEKGWGPGYLGFGLKLSSDNQGDSRFGLRATYRQTWMNSLGAEWFSELELGNEPRLFSEWFQPLDLDHSGFVAPYFDIYQTPYSVFDGDQRVARYDVSRARVGADFGLSRSHLEMRIGPYWGITDVNLDTGSAELPDGRVVDSGVRARLAYDTMDRAAVPRNGQRLTLEARAPLAALGADPNYTRAEVTAFDATSFGPNTLAVRFKAGTSFGADMPYYDQFPLGGFLTLSGYANEQFRGNDMVFGSLAYYRQIATLPTPFGRGLFLGASLEAGWLPESRFNDAAGVDFNLAPEGTRFGSSLFFGSDTWIGPAYLGLGLSASGDHAVYVLIGRPN, via the coding sequence TTGCTTCCCAGTTGGCTGCTTTCGGGCTGGCTACTTCCGGCGCTTGTCCTGCTTACCCTCAGCTGCACCATCCTGGCGCCAAGCCCAGCAAATGCCGCCGGCACCGCCAGGCATCCGCGCATTGGCCTGGTGCTGGCCGGCGGGGGTGCCAAGGGCGCCGCCCATATCGGAGTGCTCAAGGTGCTGGAGGAATTACGAATTCCCATTCACGCCATTGCCGGCACCAGTATGGGCTCGCTGGTCGGCGGCGGCTATGCCGCCGGGCTGTCAGCGGAAGAACTCGAGAATCGTGTGCTACTAGTGGACTGGAACGAGCTCTTCGACGACAACCCGCCGCGCTCACAGTGGCCAGCTCGGCGTCAGGAGGCGAGCATGACAACCGCCTTTAATTTCACCGTCGGGGTGAGCGGGGGCAAGATGAAACTGCCCCCGGGCGCCATTTCCGGGCAGAAAGTCCAGCTGTTTTTTAACGATCTGCTCAAGGGCGTGGAGACCACGGAGAACTTCGACGCCCTGCCGATTCCCTTTCGGGCCGTGGCGACCAACCTTGAAAACGGCGAGATGTTTGTGTTCGATCAGGGCCCGCTGCCAATAGCGCTGCGCGCGAGCATGGCGGTGCCTGGCATTTTTGCTCCCATCGTGTGGCAAGATCACATTTTTGTCGACGGCGGCCTTGTGCGCAACCTGCCGGTGGATGTCGCGCGTTCCATGGGTGTCGATCATCTGATCGTGGTGAATCTTGGCTCGAGCTTTCTGCCACGCGATCAGCTCGACAATCTTATCGGCATCACCGGTCAGATGATCGCCATTCTCACCGAGCAGAACGTCGAGACCTCGCTGGCCGAGATCGACCCCAAGCGCGATCTGCTCATTGTGCCCGATCTGGGCGATATCGGCTCGGGTGATTTTCCGCGCGCGGCCGAGGCCATCGCCACCGGGGTAACCGCTGCGCGCCAAAGCGCTGACCAACTGCGCCGCTTCAGCCTGAGCGAGACCGAATACGCCGCCTGGAAGCAGGCGCACTTCGGCTCCGGCGCGCCGGTGCAGCGCGTCAGCGAGGTACGAATCGCCGGACTCAAACGGGTCAATGCCAAGTTGTTTGACGCACTGATTGAAGCCCAGCAGGGCAAGCCCTTCGACCGCGAGCGCCTTGAGCGTGATATCCAGCGTCTTTATGGACGCGGGGACTTCGAGCGCATCAGCTACCGTTTTCAGCCGGATGACCGGGGCAGAGGCGAGGTGCTGGTCGTCGATGCGGTGGAAAAAGGCTGGGGACCGGGCTATCTCGGCTTCGGGCTGAAACTCTCGAGCGACAATCAGGGTGACAGCCGCTTTGGTCTGCGCGCCACCTATCGCCAGACCTGGATGAACAGCCTCGGTGCCGAATGGTTCAGCGAGCTTGAACTGGGTAACGAACCACGCCTATTCAGCGAGTGGTTCCAGCCGCTCGACCTGGATCACTCCGGCTTTGTCGCGCCCTATTTCGACATCTACCAGACGCCTTACAGCGTCTTTGATGGCGATCAGCGTGTTGCCCGCTACGATGTCAGCCGGGCGCGTGTCGGGGCCGATTTTGGCCTCAGCCGCAGTCATCTGGAAATGCGCATTGGGCCTTACTGGGGCATTACCGATGTCAATCTGGATACGGGCTCAGCCGAGCTGCCAGACGGGCGGGTGGTCGATTCCGGCGTGCGCGCGCGTCTGGCTTACGACACCATGGATCGCGCCGCCGTGCCGCGTAACGGCCAGCGTCTGACGCTTGAGGCTCGCGCGCCGCTTGCCGCCTTGGGTGCCGATCCAAACTACACCCGCGCCGAGGTCACCGCCTTTGATGCAACAAGTTTCGGTCCCAACACTTTGGCCGTGCGCTTCAAGGCCGGAACCAGTTTCGGCGCCGACATGCCCTACTACGACCAGTTTCCGCTCGGCGGCTTCCTGACGCTCTCGGGCTATGCCAACGAGCAATTCCGCGGCAACGACATGGTGTTCGGCTCCCTGGCCTACTATCGCCAGATCGCCACCCTGCCAACCCCCTTCGGACGCGGGCTCTTTCTTGGCGCTTCGCTGGAAGCCGGCTGGCTGCCCGAAAGCCGCTTCAACGATGCCGCGGGGGTTGACTTCAATCTGGCGCCCGAGGGCACCCGCTTTGGCAGCAGCCTGTTTTTTGGCTCCGACACCTGGATTGGCCCGGCCTATCTGGGCCTTGGGCTTTCCGCCAGCGGGGATCATGCGGTCTATGTGCTGATCGGGCGCCCGAACTGA
- a CDS encoding D-sedoheptulose-7-phosphate isomerase, translated as MHQRIRATLAEHIDTINALVDLTGEIAALAERGVATLKAGGRILWMGNGGSAADAQHLAAELVGRFERERPGLASIALTTDTSILTSVANDYGFEHIFARQVEAIGRPGDLLIGLSTSGNSPNVLRAMEVGARLGLTCAGLTGADGGALREQCELCLCVPSRRTARIQEAHQLIGHLLCDAIEAQAQAEAQANTQAGVQQDRGTGS; from the coding sequence ATGCACCAGCGGATTCGCGCAACCCTTGCCGAGCATATCGACACCATTAATGCGCTGGTTGACCTCACCGGCGAGATTGCGGCCCTGGCCGAGCGCGGGGTAGCCACACTCAAGGCCGGCGGGCGGATTCTTTGGATGGGCAATGGCGGCAGCGCAGCCGATGCTCAGCATCTGGCCGCCGAGTTGGTTGGCCGTTTTGAGCGCGAGCGCCCTGGGCTTGCGTCCATTGCTCTGACCACCGACACCTCAATTCTGACCTCGGTTGCCAATGACTATGGTTTTGAGCACATTTTTGCCCGTCAGGTCGAAGCCATCGGGCGCCCGGGAGACTTGCTGATCGGCCTGTCGACATCCGGCAATAGCCCCAATGTGCTGCGCGCCATGGAGGTTGGCGCCAGACTCGGGTTGACGTGTGCCGGGCTGACCGGTGCAGATGGTGGCGCGCTGCGTGAGCAGTGCGAACTTTGCCTGTGCGTGCCATCCAGACGCACCGCGCGCATCCAGGAGGCCCATCAGCTGATCGGGCATCTGCTGTGTGATGCCATCGAGGCCCAAGCCCAAGCTGAAGCCCAGGCCAACACCCAAGCCGGGGTTCAACAAGACCGGGGCACGGGGTCATGA
- the hda gene encoding DnaA regulatory inactivator Hda has translation MQQLGLALRLPQVQAFANFIPGRNAEVLAALRDWAGGQGAPYLSLHGEPGCGKTHLLRAACAEVERQERPLVYLSLAQLDLMPDVCEGLEALNAVVLDDLQAIAGNALWEQALFALFNRLREQGARLLVAATRPPAALSIELPDLQSRLCSGPSFLLQPLDDDGLDQLLSQGACERGFTLDAAARRYLLCRCTRAPAALLRLLDEIDAASLAQSRVPTVPFLSAWLASQDIC, from the coding sequence ATGCAACAACTCGGTCTGGCGTTGCGCCTGCCCCAGGTGCAAGCCTTTGCTAATTTTATCCCCGGGCGCAATGCTGAGGTGCTGGCTGCGCTGCGTGACTGGGCGGGCGGTCAGGGGGCGCCCTATCTGAGCCTGCACGGCGAGCCCGGCTGCGGCAAGACGCATTTGCTGCGCGCCGCTTGTGCCGAGGTCGAGCGCCAGGAGCGGCCGCTGGTCTATCTATCGCTGGCGCAACTGGACCTGATGCCGGACGTCTGCGAAGGGCTGGAAGCACTCAATGCCGTTGTGCTCGACGACCTGCAAGCCATTGCCGGCAACGCCCTTTGGGAGCAAGCCTTGTTCGCGCTCTTCAACCGCCTGCGCGAACAGGGCGCGCGCTTGTTGGTCGCCGCCACACGCCCGCCGGCAGCCCTCTCGATTGAACTACCCGACCTGCAATCGCGCCTTTGCTCCGGGCCAAGCTTTTTGCTCCAGCCGCTGGATGACGATGGGCTGGATCAGCTTCTCAGCCAGGGCGCGTGCGAGCGTGGCTTCACCCTGGATGCCGCCGCGCGCCGCTATCTGCTCTGTCGCTGCACCCGCGCCCCGGCTGCCCTGCTGCGCCTGCTCGATGAGATTGATGCCGCCAGCCTGGCACAGAGCCGGGTGCCGACGGTGCCTTTTTTGAGCGCATGGCTGGCCTCCCAGGATATCTGCTGA
- the hldE gene encoding bifunctional D-glycero-beta-D-manno-heptose-7-phosphate kinase/D-glycero-beta-D-manno-heptose 1-phosphate adenylyltransferase HldE, producing the protein MSFSDPAAVREAVTSGFGGRRLLVAGDLMLDRYLWGEVQRISPEAPVPVLRLRRETEVAGGAANVARNLAALGLKVELAGVIGQDTEAERLLALLRQAGIGTDAVVGASERGTSTKTRAIGNHQQMLRIDREETRPLEPALEDALFAAISPRLKDVHSLLLSDYAKGVLSGGLCQRLIQAARALGKPVWVDPKGRDFSRYQGASLMTPNRAELAVALGLSASELPSLLTGADRLRETLELEALVITLGELGMTLIDAQGQHQIPAVAREVFDVSGAGDTAIAVLAAALTAGLTRADAVALANLGAGVVVGRVGTAQLEAAELLAAMEQDSANAQQAKILTREALLERLRHWRDQGERVVFTNGCFDLLHAGHVSYLAQARQYGQRLILGLNSDDSVRALKGPQRPIVSEADRALVLAGLTAVDAVVIFNESTPLELIRAIRPDVLVKGADYRPEQVVGADEVQGYGGQLVLIPLLPERSTSAMIAELAAGDCRKQG; encoded by the coding sequence ATGAGCTTTTCCGATCCGGCTGCGGTGCGCGAGGCGGTGACCAGCGGTTTTGGCGGGCGGCGCCTGCTGGTGGCCGGCGATTTGATGCTTGATCGCTACTTATGGGGCGAGGTGCAACGCATCTCGCCCGAAGCGCCTGTGCCCGTGCTGCGCCTGCGCCGCGAGACCGAAGTGGCCGGTGGCGCGGCCAATGTCGCGCGCAATCTGGCCGCGCTTGGGCTTAAGGTCGAATTGGCGGGCGTGATCGGGCAGGATACCGAAGCTGAGCGGCTGCTGGCGCTGCTGCGACAAGCCGGGATTGGGACCGATGCGGTTGTGGGTGCGAGCGAGCGCGGCACCAGCACCAAGACGCGCGCCATCGGCAATCACCAGCAGATGCTGCGCATCGACCGCGAGGAAACCAGGCCCCTGGAACCCGCGCTCGAGGATGCCCTGTTCGCCGCGATCAGCCCACGTCTTAAAGATGTCCATAGCCTGCTGCTCTCAGACTACGCCAAGGGCGTGCTGAGCGGCGGCCTCTGCCAGCGGCTGATCCAGGCGGCGCGAGCGCTCGGTAAGCCGGTGTGGGTCGATCCCAAGGGTCGGGATTTCAGCCGCTACCAGGGCGCTAGCTTGATGACCCCAAATCGCGCCGAACTGGCTGTCGCCCTGGGGCTGTCGGCGAGTGAACTCCCGTCCTTGCTCACAGGTGCCGATCGGCTGCGCGAGACACTGGAGCTGGAGGCGCTGGTCATCACCCTGGGTGAATTGGGGATGACACTAATCGACGCCCAAGGTCAGCACCAAATTCCGGCGGTGGCGCGCGAGGTGTTTGATGTTTCCGGTGCTGGCGACACTGCCATTGCTGTGCTGGCCGCCGCCCTGACCGCAGGTCTGACGCGTGCCGATGCCGTTGCGCTGGCCAATCTCGGCGCTGGCGTGGTGGTCGGTCGGGTCGGCACCGCCCAGCTTGAAGCCGCCGAACTCCTGGCCGCCATGGAACAGGACAGCGCCAATGCCCAGCAGGCGAAAATCCTCACGCGAGAAGCGCTGCTGGAACGACTGCGCCACTGGCGGGATCAGGGCGAGCGTGTTGTTTTCACCAATGGCTGCTTCGATCTATTGCATGCCGGCCATGTCAGCTATCTTGCGCAGGCACGTCAGTATGGACAGCGCTTAATCCTTGGGCTAAACAGCGATGATTCAGTGCGCGCGCTTAAAGGCCCGCAACGCCCGATTGTGTCGGAAGCTGACCGCGCCCTGGTGCTGGCTGGCCTGACCGCTGTGGATGCCGTGGTGATTTTCAACGAGTCCACACCCTTGGAGCTGATCCGCGCCATTCGCCCCGACGTGCTGGTCAAGGGGGCGGATTATCGGCCCGAGCAAGTCGTGGGTGCCGATGAGGTGCAAGGTTATGGTGGGCAACTGGTGCTGATCCCGCTCTTGCCCGAGCGCAGCACCAGCGCCATGATCGCGGAGTTGGCTGCTGGAGATTGCAGGAAGCAAGGCTGA
- the wrbA gene encoding NAD(P)H:quinone oxidoreductase yields MSYILILYYSRYGATAEMARMIARGAEEEGMEARLRTVPAVSAVCEALEDGIPATGAPYATEEDLRDCAGLALGSPTRFGNMAAPMKYFLDGTSSLWLKGALAGKPAGVFTSTSSLHGGQETTLTSMMLPLLHHGMLLVGLPYSETDLLHTTGGGTPYGPSHLAGINNDLPLNEAESRLCQALGRRLARTARALAG; encoded by the coding sequence ATGAGCTACATCCTGATTCTCTACTACAGCCGCTACGGCGCCACTGCCGAGATGGCGCGCATGATCGCGCGCGGTGCCGAGGAGGAAGGCATGGAGGCACGCTTGCGCACCGTGCCGGCCGTGTCTGCGGTGTGCGAGGCGCTTGAAGACGGCATCCCCGCCACCGGCGCTCCTTATGCAACTGAAGAAGATCTGCGTGATTGCGCGGGCCTCGCGCTTGGCAGCCCAACGCGCTTCGGCAACATGGCTGCGCCGATGAAATACTTTCTTGACGGCACCTCCTCGCTATGGCTGAAAGGCGCTTTGGCTGGCAAACCGGCGGGGGTATTCACCTCCACCTCCAGCCTGCACGGCGGGCAGGAGACCACGCTCACCTCCATGATGTTGCCGCTGTTGCATCATGGCATGCTGCTGGTTGGCCTGCCCTATAGCGAAACCGATCTGCTGCACACCACTGGCGGCGGCACGCCCTATGGTCCCTCGCACCTGGCTGGTATCAACAATGATCTGCCGTTGAACGAGGCCGAGTCACGCCTGTGCCAGGCGCTGGGCCGGCGATTGGCGCGCACTGCGCGCGCGCTGGCGGGATGA
- a CDS encoding UvrD-helicase domain-containing protein — translation MQDLNPAQAEAVAHTSGPLLVIAGAGSGKTRVITRKVGFLIKKRGLPARAIVALTFTNKAAREMKSRVGELVQGRAARGLRVSTFHTFGLNLLRRELKHAGLRPGFSLFDPQDGEALLKDRLAEAGLAEIAPAAALSRISHWKNDLIPPETAASAAEDDFEAALAALYRDYERSLHAYNAVDFDDLILRPVVLLREHTGVREAWQARIDHLLVDEYQDTNSAQYELIRLLVGERGAFTMVGDDDQSIYAWRGARPQNLARLKEDYPTLKVIMLEQNYRSSGRILKLANGLIAHNPHLFEKRLWSALGPGEPVRLLSCRDEAHEAERVIAEILHGHFAEQHHFGDYAILYRGNHQARVFEQALRTHRIPYFLSGGQSFFARSEVKDVMAYLRLLTNPDDDAAFLRVVNRPGRGLGATTLEALGGFAGAQRLSLLRACDAAGLGGPVKEPQRAELRAFSHWLEELRLRSRTEPIAAARALLKDCDYDGWLYQQSSSRAQGEKRMQNVDDLIAWLEALHKGERSEGNLRGAGLDDLTARLSLLDVLERQEEDAGGDRVHLMTLHAAKGLEFERVFLVGMEEDLLPHRASIEADTIEEERRLCYVGITRARRTLCLTLARQRRRYGETVSCEPSRFLAELPEGEVRRDNDPAAAADSRNRGKAHLDALKAMLGND, via the coding sequence ATGCAGGACCTCAACCCGGCCCAGGCCGAAGCTGTCGCCCACACCTCAGGTCCGCTGCTGGTTATCGCCGGTGCCGGCTCAGGCAAAACCCGGGTCATTACCCGCAAAGTGGGTTTTTTGATCAAAAAACGCGGGCTGCCGGCGCGTGCCATTGTGGCGCTGACGTTCACCAACAAGGCCGCGCGGGAGATGAAGTCCCGCGTGGGCGAACTGGTGCAGGGCAGGGCGGCACGCGGCTTGAGGGTCTCGACCTTCCACACCTTTGGGCTCAATCTGCTGCGTCGCGAACTCAAACACGCCGGTCTTCGCCCCGGCTTTTCGCTGTTCGATCCGCAGGACGGTGAGGCGCTGCTGAAGGACCGTCTGGCCGAGGCCGGGCTGGCCGAGATCGCCCCGGCGGCCGCCCTGTCCCGCATCTCTCATTGGAAGAATGATCTGATCCCGCCAGAGACGGCCGCCAGCGCGGCCGAAGATGACTTCGAGGCCGCACTGGCCGCACTCTATCGCGACTACGAACGCAGCCTGCACGCTTACAACGCGGTGGATTTCGATGACCTCATCCTGCGCCCGGTCGTCCTGCTGCGCGAGCACACAGGGGTGCGCGAGGCCTGGCAGGCGCGCATTGATCATCTGCTGGTGGACGAGTACCAGGATACCAACAGCGCCCAGTATGAGCTGATCCGCCTGCTGGTCGGGGAGCGCGGTGCCTTCACCATGGTGGGCGATGATGATCAGTCCATCTACGCCTGGCGCGGTGCCCGCCCGCAAAATCTCGCCCGGCTCAAAGAGGACTATCCAACACTCAAGGTCATTATGCTTGAGCAGAATTACCGCTCCAGCGGGCGGATTCTCAAGCTCGCCAATGGCTTGATTGCGCACAATCCGCACTTGTTTGAAAAACGCCTGTGGAGCGCGCTTGGCCCCGGCGAGCCGGTGCGTCTGCTCAGCTGCCGCGACGAGGCGCACGAGGCCGAACGGGTGATCGCCGAGATTTTGCACGGGCATTTTGCCGAACAGCACCACTTTGGCGACTACGCCATTCTCTATCGGGGCAATCACCAGGCGCGGGTGTTCGAGCAGGCGCTGCGCACCCATCGCATTCCGTATTTTCTCAGCGGCGGTCAGTCCTTTTTCGCCCGCTCCGAGGTGAAAGACGTGATGGCCTATCTGCGCCTGCTGACCAACCCGGATGACGATGCTGCCTTTCTGCGCGTTGTAAATCGCCCGGGGCGCGGGCTTGGCGCCACCACCCTGGAGGCACTCGGCGGTTTTGCCGGTGCCCAGCGCCTGAGCCTGCTGCGCGCTTGCGACGCCGCTGGCCTCGGCGGCCCGGTGAAAGAACCCCAGCGCGCCGAGCTGCGCGCCTTCAGCCATTGGCTCGAGGAGTTACGCCTGCGCTCGCGTACCGAACCTATCGCTGCCGCGCGCGCCTTGCTGAAAGACTGCGATTATGACGGCTGGCTCTACCAGCAGTCGAGCAGCCGCGCGCAGGGCGAGAAACGCATGCAGAATGTTGATGACCTCATTGCCTGGCTGGAGGCGCTGCACAAAGGCGAGCGCTCCGAGGGCAACCTGCGCGGCGCCGGCCTCGACGACCTGACGGCGCGTCTGAGCCTGCTTGATGTCCTTGAGCGCCAGGAAGAAGACGCTGGCGGCGACCGCGTGCACCTGATGACATTGCATGCCGCCAAGGGGCTGGAATTCGAGCGGGTGTTCTTGGTCGGTATGGAAGAAGACCTGTTGCCGCACCGCGCCAGCATTGAAGCCGATACCATTGAGGAGGAACGCCGATTGTGCTATGTGGGCATCACGCGCGCCCGTCGCACCCTGTGCCTGACGCTCGCCCGCCAGCGTCGCCGCTATGGTGAGACGGTCAGCTGCGAGCCCAGCCGCTTTCTTGCCGAACTACCCGAGGGCGAAGTGCGCCGTGACAACGACCCGGCAGCGGCTGCGGACAGCCGCAATCGCGGCAAGGCGCATCTGGATGCGCTGAAGGCGATGCTGGGCAATGACTGA